gcaCACATAAAATGCATTTCATATAAATACACTGTACATCTACATTATAATTGCGCCATTTATCTGAACTTAAGACACAACCATGTTATCTCCCCAGCAACCTGAGCTTTATCTGTGTGAATTACAGAAACATTACACCTGTATTACCAAAGTAACCAGAGTCTCTGACTCCATCGAGTTAAATCCAAAACTAAATagtcctttttttaaaaaatagccCCAAAACTCCTAATATATgagatttaattttgatattaaatatttaactcaagGTTGTAAATACAAAGTAACATTATGCCATTCCATTGTTTAGCAGTTTTCACCACGCATATAATTACAACCAGAGTGTCATGTGTATAGTAAGCCATCTGGTATACCCATTACCTATTGTATGCTTGGTAATTAAGGACACTTAGTAGTGTGAAGTGTAACTGAATATTTAAGTATCTTCTTCTCTAGACAAAACAACCCCAATATTTGGGCATAAAATGCAGAGACCAGCAAAAGTGGTGGAACAGAATCGAGAGAAAAAAACTATTTGTATTCCCAAGACAATGACCGATGCGCCGTTTTTACAGGTATTTGgatattatataatttaaaggcACATTTACAATGATTTATGTGCGTTAGTATCAAACGCGGCAAATATGTTCACTCTGGATATTTGCATTTTGCAGTACAAAATAATGTCCTTCTGGTTTCAGCATCCAGGACTAACACCAGGACAGAAGCGCTTTTTGTACAGCATAGCAGAGGCTTACAGTAAAGATCACATGCGACGGCTGATTTGTCAACATTATATCAATGTAATACACCGGTGCATCAGCACAGGTAAGCAGTCAAAACTTCATATAACATGAGAATCATTCTGCCTGTATTGTCAGCATAATGACatgaaactttattttatgGCAGACTTCAATCCACGTGTAAAACCACGGGTGACCACAATATACTCCCCAGAAGTGGAACACATCACAGAATCTCAAACTACAAAAATTTTTGGGACAAAAGAACACGGAAGATTTTCGCCTACAGAGAAGGCCAAGAAAACAACCTTCCCCAAAATCCCTCAAAACCAACACAGCTGAGGAAATGTCCCTAAACCAAACACAAATATTGTCTAATATGCAAGTAATGGTTAGAAGGTTTAATTGTTTTcctaatatttaactaatagtGTGTCTTCAAGATTtccaaaaacaaacacagtACCTCTTTGCGAGGTAAGTTTGCATTAGTACAAGCTATGCACATATTTCACTCTCTAATTTTGatctttatttaaaggaacactccacttttttcaaaatacgcccattttccagctcccctagagttaaacatttgacttttaccattttggaatctattcagctgatctttgggtctggcgctaccatttttagcatagcttagcacaatccattgaatctgattagaccattagcaccacacctaaaaaaaacccaaagagtttcgatatttttcctatttaaatcttaactcttctgtagatacatcgtgtactaagactgaaaagttgtgattttctaggcagatatggctaggaactatactcttattctggcgtaataatcaaggactttgctgccgtaacatggctgcagcaggtgcaatgatattacgcagcagccgaaaatactCCCCTTaatatctttcaatagcaggggaatattttcgggcactacttaatatcattgcacctctgcagccatgttacggcagcaaagtccttgattatcaTGCCGGAATGAGAGGATAGTTCCtagcatatctgcctagaaaatcacaacttttaattttccgtcggtcttagtacacgatgtaaataAAGAAGAGTtaggttttaaataggaaaaataccaaaactctttggttattttttaggcgcaatgctaatggtctaatcagattcaattaattatgctaagctatgctaaaagtggtaccgtcagacccggagattggctgaatggattacaaaatggtaagaatcaaatgtttaactctaggggagctggaaaattagcatatttaaaaaaaggggagtgtccctttaacagtcTCTAAAATGGGCTGAAATTTTCAGAATCACAGCAATGGGAGATGACTGGCGTGGATTCATATATCTCTAGACACTCGAGTGAATCATACGGTGACAAAAAGGACTTCCTGTTTCCTACATAAACCTCCCTCTTTTTTCAATATATGCAATTCATGAAAAATAAGATTTATCTTAAAGTAGCCTTCTTACAGATACCCAAGACACCCGGGTTCAGATTTAtgtaaaatgtttcaaaaacgAAGTAAAATTTCCTCCTTACAGCATACTTCCTTTAATGCTTTGAAAGATAAAAATAAACGTCATTACACTGCTCATGTGACATGAGGTTTTATTGTACGAAATATGATTTCACATCAACCTTGAAAAACACATCTTGTGGCCTTGAAAAAAATTAATAGGGCATATAACATATGAATAGACTATTTCTTGCTAATATTATGCAAATAATACTAcattattgcattctgcagagatcACGAACCCAAACAAACTATGATATTCTGATGACATATAAACAGTATTATATATTACATTAACATAGCGCAGTGTTATGATACAGCATTTTCTCGTGGTGGCGTTCAGGTGGGTTCAGATATGAAGGAATGGCAGGATTAGCATCCTGAAAGAAGGCAACAGGCACCATCCTATGCGTTTAAGACTTTTTGTATTCGATTCTCTCGACTTTGACATCGTCACCAATGAGCTGGTAGACGTATGTTACCACTGTGGATGCCTGAATGTCCATCAATACAAACGACGGAGTAATGTTACTGTGAAAAAAGATAAAATCACAAATGATTAAAACATTAACATACAAACTAACATTTTACTCGATGTGAAAGTGCTTAATAGTAAACATTATACCTTTCCAGTGCACTATAGGCTCCTGTGGCTGACCCAggattaatataaaatttgtTTTCATTCTCAAAAGCCTCAAATTTGTGTGTGTGGCCGGAGATGAGAATATCCACATCCAGCTGTCTCTGAAGCAGTGCAAGGCTGGCCATATCACCCCAAGGTATCACCTGGTGGCCGTGGATTAGACCAATCTTAAACTGCCCCACTGTCACCACCTTCTGCTCTGGGTAATTCAAGTtctgttattaaaaaaacaaggaAATGCAGCAATATGGTTGGTTAAAACAGTACATAAACTGTTTCACACATTGATAAAGATGCAATAAATTGagttttaaaaaagtgaaaaactCAACCTCATCAAAGTCTCCTCTGACTATGTGAACATCTCCAGCAAGTGTCTTCAGGTAGTCATAGCTCTCCTTTGTACAGAGGTTACCCGTGCAAAGGATGTGCTGAATCTTGCCGGGCACCAGTAACTTCTTGAACTTGGCAGGTAAAGTGTTGCATCGGTGGGGAATGTGCAGGTCACCTAAAACAAGGACCAGCTATTGGCGAAACAGAATCTAGTTAGTGCACAAACAGTCTAAAAGATGAACGCAAAGAAAAAAAGAAGAGTCACAAGCAATGGATTGCTGTCTGAAAAAAAGCTTTGCATAAGAATGCATACagtatgaattttttttggtaaaaatgtaATAAGGTTTTCTTCAGGCAGCAGTAAGGTTAAATTTTAGCTGAGAGCAAGGGTAGGGTAGTTCTGCTGACTTAAGCAACTAGTAAGTCTGCATTGAAGAAACTGAAACACCGTCTGAAATCTAGCCATACAAAgcttatttaaaattaataaaaagagtgGAACCTAATAAATCCTAGTTGACTTAGTACATTTGCCAAACTGTGCCGGATACAGCAGAACACTGAAACATGATACCCAAAAATGCACTGCACTCAACTTGACCTTCTCTGTTTAGTGAGTTAAATGGCTGAATGTGATATGAACCTTTATTTTCAACTAgagatgcactgatatatcaGTCAATAATTGCTATTGGTCAATAAAAGCAGTTTTCACACTATCAGCCAATAGTTTAAAGGTGCCAtggcacaatacttttttaagacgtcaaataaatctttggtgtccccagagcacatatgtgaagttttagctcaaaataccatataaataatttattatagcatgttaaaattgccactttgtaggtgtgtgcaaaaatatgccgttttgggtgtgtcctttaaaatgcaaatgagctgatgaaattcaaacactgatcacaatgatggtggtttgttgcaattaaaactcaataatgcttttctctgcactaaatggcagtgctgtggttggatagtgcagattaaggggtggtattattataataagagctccttatgacatcataaggagagctaAATTTCAACAATCTATTTTttcaagttactgggttgatctttttcacattttctaggttgatagaagcaatggggacccaatcatagcacttaaacatggaaaaagtcagattttcatgccatggcccctttaaaaacagCCAATAGTCATAACCGATATAtcttgtcaatcaaaagagaacaggaaaatgcaatgaatttaagctctgtgtatagaaaatgtaaagaaacatctctagtttaatgtttaatatcgtctatcagtgatttttttttaaatattattgcATCTCTATTTTCAACATCTACCTTTGGCTGTCCAATCAtattttgaatgcaaaatacatgCATTTTTCCAAATGGATGCCTCTTTATGAATTCAACATGCTTATAAGGTCATCAATGCAGCACAATACTGTTACTTCGAACTGTTTCACAAACTAATAAATTAGTACCACAGTATTCTTGTATTCCATTCTGAACAGAGCTTTTTATTCCTATGACTAATGTTCGACTCTAATCTGATACTGAGCATATGTATTTAAATTATGcataactttacagataaaaTATGCATACAACACAACAGGATGACACATTTTTACCATGAAACACTGATAATACTGTCATCTCTATTCTTCAATTTTCAGTCAG
This sequence is a window from Misgurnus anguillicaudatus chromosome 9, ASM2758022v2, whole genome shotgun sequence. Protein-coding genes within it:
- the vps29 gene encoding vacuolar protein sorting-associated protein 29, which gives rise to MLVLVLGDLHIPHRCNTLPAKFKKLLVPGKIQHILCTGNLCTKESYDYLKTLAGDVHIVRGDFDENLNYPEQKVVTVGQFKIGLIHGHQVIPWGDMASLALLQRQLDVDILISGHTHKFEAFENENKFYINPGSATGAYSALESNITPSFVLMDIQASTVVTYVYQLIGDDVKVERIEYKKS